From Candidatus Methylomirabilota bacterium:
ATGGAAGTAAAAGGGTACGGGTGAGCGAGAGGCGGGGGAAGGAAGAGGGTCATCCCCCCACCATGACCTCCCGGCGAATCCGTGGAGGTGGCCAATGTGGCGGCGGTGCCCGAAGTGATGGCCATCCCCGATATGGCCACGATGCCCGTGGTGCCGCCCCACGTGTCTAGCGTGGCCCCCAAAGTGGCGAGCATGGCCGCCGAAGTGACCAGCATGCCCCCCGTGGCCGCCTCTATGTCCGCCTCGGGCATAAGCTGTCCCGGCCCCTGCAACGGAGACAAGCCAGAAGGCGGCGGCAGCCAGGGCCCACATCACTGACCGGAGGCTCTGCTTCATGGCTTTCAACACCCCCTACTTAAAATATGGGTCCCTTGAGTTGAGAATGCAACCCATGTTTCATGCATTGGGAGAAGTCAGGCCATGCTTCGAAGGACTTTGCGATTCATGCTGGCTTTAGGATCCGGGGCTGCGATGGCCTCGTGTGCCGCCCTCCCTTCTCCTCCACCCGTTCCTTATTCGGAGATACTGAGGGTGAGGCATGAATTTCTTGACGGAGAGGCGATCGGCCTTGCTTATGACCCTGTCATGTGGGATGGCATGATCGAAGGAAAAGACACGACCAGCCGCCATGTCTTCGGACCGAACCCCAAGACGGGGAAATACGAACTGGCCTTTTATGTCCGGGTGAAGAACCTGAGCGATTCGCGCCTCCGCGTCGCTCCCACCGAGTTCAGCCTTACCACAGTAGGCGGCGAGACGTATTCCCCTGGCACGGCGACAGCCTCTACCTCCCAGCCGTTCCCGATGACCGAACTGCAGCCGCAAGGCTCGACAGAAGGATATATCGTGTTCGAACTTCCCCCGGATGCGCTTGCAAAGGATCAACCTTCCTTACTCCAGTACGACGATGGAGCGGGCCATCGGGCCGTCCGCTATCTCTCCACCCCTGATATGGTGCGATATGAAGGGCTCAGCCCTGTGGTCTCTGAGGAGGTTGCGAGGCCTCGCCCGCCGCCAGGAGGGGAGCGCCAACCGAAGGGCCGCTGGGAGACCCGGTGGGTGCCAGGCCACTGGTATGGAAATGTCTGGTATCCCGGCCGCTACGCCACCTTCTGGATCGAAGGCCGCTGAGAAGATGATCGGTTAGATCGCTTCAAAAGCCCCGGGTGTCGCTTCATCAGAGGGGCTCAGGCGAAAAGATAAGAGATAGGCGATGGGATGACCGGCCCAACCGACCGAGAAAAGAGAAGACTTGTTATGGGAGAGTGGTACCGAACTCAAAGGACCATCCTTGCCGGAGCCCTCATCGCGGCCGGTGCCGCGGTGCTCTTCACGACACCGGTCGCTCTCGCCCGCCATCCGTATCTCGTCTGGGTGGATGGACTGATGCAACGGATCGAGCCGAAGTATCGGGAGGTGGCTATCTGGGACTATCAGGGTGGGAGGTCCACGTGAGGCCTCCGGGTCCCCGGGTCGGTGGACCTCCGTGACTTTCAGGTGGGCGATTTCGTTCTGGCGCGGGTGGATCTGAATAGGAGGATGGTGCTTAGCATCCGAAAGCTCCCGCCACCCGTAGAGGACGATCGGTACTGGGATGCGGTCCGCCAGCTTGAGGCCGAGACCCGCCGCCCGGTACCATGACCCCTTGGGTGCACAAAGCACAGACCATATCTTTGCCTGGGTAACCTGCTTCCGAAGCACTCCGAGGAAAAGCGATCGGTTGGCCCTTGTATCGCCGCCCCAAAACGGCCGCACGCACCGTTCAATGCAGCAAGGTCGAAGGATCGCCTCCAGGACCTGCACACCCGGAGTAGGGCAACCGCTACAGCGACTGGTAGCGGGAGACTCACCTCCAGCGAACGGCGACACTCCTCTACATAAAGAATAATGAACCCACCTGGATCTGTCTGAGGAGTAGAGATGCTTCTCCACATAGCGGGACGAATGATCGATGTGGTTTCAGTAAGGCTCCTGGTCGTCCTTATGTTTGCCCTCTTCCTCGCAGGAAGTGGTCCGGCCCTGGCAAGGCATGAGGGGGCATCGTGCGGACTGCCCGTGCCTGAGGATCCATTTGGTCACGAGGAATTTATCGACATTGGCCACCGGTTCTTGGTCCGAAATGTCCGGATCGCCCCACATTCCCGGGGAGTGGTGGTGGCGGGGGAGATCCACAACGACCGCCAGGGGTTCTTCACCCCTCCCCTCTTCAAGGCGAGGCTCTTCGATCCCGCCTGCACCTACCTGGGGGCCAACAACTTCTCCATTGACCACTTCGAGTTCGGGACCACCCGACCCTTCCGAGTGAACGTCCCCCGGATCCAGTTCGCCGATGTGGCTACCTACCACATCGAGTTCCTCCCCTGAATCCCCGAGCCTCGGTTTTAAGTAGCGAGCAGGATGCCACACGGCGAATACTGGTGCGGAAGGGGATGCTGACCAACGAGGAGGTGTTGGAGGAGATCAAGGTGGTACGGCGGGAGATGGAGGGGAAGCGGGGGCTGTGGAGATGAAGTCGACCTCGGCGCTTGACACCCCTTGCCCAGTGGGGGTCCAAAAACACCACGAGCGTCGAGGGTGGCTCGACGCTGAGCAGACTGGAGACCTTTCGGAGCCCATCCGAGTTACCGTCTGCCCGCGCGCGCTGCTGCCGCTGACTGGGATGAGCTGGAGTTTGGCTGAGCCCTGCTGCTAGCGCGCTTGCTTCTCACGCGCCTTGGCACGACCGTGCTGTCCGTGTTCTCCCGCGACTTCGTCGGCGCGCTCAAGACCGCGTGCTCTTGACTTTGTTTCAATCCTCTTCTCTTTCCTGTCCGCTTTTCTTTCAGCTCGTTGGAGTTCTTTCTCAGCCTTCCTCTCGGCCTTCTCTTTCGCCTTTTCCGCCTTCCGTTCAGCCTTCTGCCTATTCTTTTCAGCTCCTTGTTGCCCTTTACCTCCGCCCTTCTCGATTTTCTCGCCGCCCCTTTCTAGTTGCTCGTTGATCTCTTCGCGTTCCTCCTCAGCTTCCCCATCGGCCCTAGCGATCAAGACACCGGCTGTCCCAACGACTGGTTCGAGCGCCAGCGCAGAGGCAGCCGTCTGTGGAAAGGCTTCCGTGCCAAGGCATAACGCAATAACTCCTGCGAGGACGCCGGTTGTCATCCGTTTCATTGCTATCCTCCTTTTGGCATGTAGCCCGGTGGTGACTCAGAAGGGGTTTTATCGCAATCTCTGTGCCAAAGAAATGGTATCGGAAGTTACTAAAATTAAAGGGGTTTTTGAACGAACAGGCCTTCCTTCACTGACGAGTTTTGGGCGGTTGTGAGAAAATTGGCAGTGGTTGTTAAACCGATCAGCTGGGAGGCAGGAGCTGATATAGCGAACTGAGATTTACCCTCCGGAAAGGTTCCCGCTATAATAGCCTCCGGAAGGTAATACAGGGTGGTGGGCTGACGATGATGGCACTTTTATTGAGGAGCCGACCATGGCCAAGAAACTTGACCCACGCCAACTCGTCACCTTCGAGGTGTGGCTTCTGAAGCTTCAGCGGGAGGCGAGGGAGGCGAGACGGGGGTTGTGGAGGTGAGATGCTAAGCCTTAACGTCCCTTGTCTAGTCGGGGATAAATGGGAATAATTGTAGTTAGATCCAAGGAAAAGGGGCGATAGTATGGACAGCATAACCTATTTGATTATCGTTGTTTTGTTGAGCCTTGTTGTTGGATTAATACGTGCTACCTATGAAAAAGCTAGAAAGCCTTCAACCGAGGCATATCTCGACTCTTTGAGAAACCTTTCGAAAGACACAGCCACAATGGAGCCTGACAACGTCGTTGATCCGAAAGAGACCGCACTCTATTGCGCCAAAGTAACGGGCGAGACTCGAAACTACTCTTCCCGCACGTTGATATGCGATTTCACTGATGAAAGTCTCAAGCCTAGAGATTACCTTAGCATTCAGTGGCGCCTCGATTTTGTGCGCCCTGATAGATACCATGTGGCGCAAGATATGTGGGACACCGAGTGTGGGGAGTTGTATGATCAGTGGATTTCTATTGGGAAGGAAAACTATCAGAATGCGGGGGTTTGGTATCAAACGGAAGACGGAAGAAATGATGAGCACAACCATTCCCTGGTGGTGGACGATTTATTGCAACTGTTAATCAATCACGACCCGATCGCTTCCGAAGTCTACCGCTATGGGGAGTCACGCTACCTCTTAATTGAATACGGGACTCCAATTCCGAGTAAATTTTTCCATGCCACCATAGAGGATTTCGGCTCATTGTTGCACAGTGACTGTCAGACGCATCTATGGATTAACCTCGCCACGGGCTTCCTTGCCAAAGGTGAAACGATCGTCAAAGGATAAACAAAGGCAGGTGAGGGTCTCCACATTCGTATCCAACAAGTGTTCACTAATTACAATGAATTCATAGAGGTGAATCCACCACTTTGGCTGAACGCAGTCCGAACTGCCGAAGGTAAACTTCAGATAGTAGAAAGAAAAATCCTTGTAGTCCCCCACCATCCATAAGAGGCTAACTATGGCAGAGAAACTCGATCCACGCCAAGTCGTCACCTTCGAGAAACTGCTCCAGGCGATGATGATGGAGCAGGATGCCACACGGCGCGTGCTGGTGCGAAAGGGACTGTTGACTGACTTGGAGATTCTAGAGGAGATCAAGGTGGTAAGGCGGGAGTAACAGATCGACCGTGGAAATTGGAGGACTTGCTGTAAATCTAAAGGAGGTAACCAAAATGGCTGGAAAATTTATTCAGATCGCGGTAGCACCAACAAATGACCTGTTTGCTTTAGACGAAGAAGGTAATGTATGGCATTTCCATCGCCAGCGCAATAAATGGGTGTTATGGATCTCGGATCGGGCATAAGTTCAAATTAGGACACTACCCTTTCGAGGGACTGCTCCGGGCGATGATGATTGAGCAGGATGCCACGCGGCGCGTGCTGGTGCGGAAGGGGCTGCTCACCAACGAGGAAGTGTTGGAGGAGATCAAGGTGGTGCGGCGGGAGATGGAGGGGAAGCGGGGGAGATAGGGCATAGAGGGGGAGACCACATGGCTATTGAGGAAACGGTAACTTGTACGGATTGCGGCACGAAAAAACTTTTCACTGGTGAGGACGTAACCCTGTTCCTGAAAGCGGTAGACCTGGCTGGTTGGTATGTTTCGCCGGACGAGGTTGAACCTCATAGTGGGATGGCACTGTGCCCCGAGTGTTACCGGAAGCGGAAACAAGAGCCTAAGTGAAACTTCATGGTCTTTGCCTACAATCCTTCTGATCTTCTAGCGGCAGGCAAGGGCAAAATGTAACCGGGAAAGGTGAATCGTTGTAAGGGGGAAGCCATGAACGAGCCAACGATGGAAACCCTCGCACGACGAGTGGACCGGGTGGAGCGGGAACGTGACGGCGGCAAGCGACCACCCCTCAGATTTCTCCCAGCAGGAATACATTACTGAACAAATCAAGAGAATACTGGAGGAGGCGAAGCTCCAGCCTTACACGTACGTCCTCAACCAACTGAGGGAGCTGGTTACCGAGTGGAACCCACGCCTCTCCCCTTCATCTGTCCAGGACGCCTTAAAGGCTAAGCGACCCCGGCAGAGGCGGACGCGCCGAGTGGTAGGGCTGTCGTTAGAGACTTCTTTCCTCGTAGAGCTTTTGAACATCTTCCATGCTGATCCCATCGCTCGGTTTGCCCGTGCTCTCCCCACAGAGGCCCTGAAGTTATGGCTTCGATTGGACCCCCCCGATCGGCGGCAACATATAATGCAATTCAATGACGCCCTCTCTTTGGAGGCCCTCCGCTTTCCCACCTCTTTGGTGGCATTTAGTTTCTTCGCTGGAGGGGTAGTGCACCTTGCTAAGAATGACTGGGCTGGGGTTGACAACTTCTGCGTAGCGTGGACGCCTGGGCAAGGCGGGCTGGATTCCTTCGATGAACAGGAGCAAAAACTTGTGTTTATGACCACCATAGCCCTAGCCAATTCAAAGGCATGGCTGCCTCGCCTTCGGCGGTGCCAGCTCCCACATTGCCAGGTATGGTTCGCGGATCGGTCTCCAACGTGGCAGAACAACCCTGCCCGGTTCTGCTCAGATTCACACCGCGCCAGCTCCGCTAAACGCTCCCGCTAGGACCTCGCCGAGGGCTACGGCTTTCCTGTCAAGAGCAACATTTCAGCCTCTCGTTTTCCCCTTATTTTAAAAGGTGTTTCGTCTCCGCCATCCCCTCCGGCTACGGCTTTAACTGAGGCCGTCTGTCGTAAACTATCAATGATAATCAGGACGGTATCTCACAGTACGTGGAGGAAGCCGATGGAAGATAGAAAACTGTTGGTGGACGCCAAAGCCCTGGCGGAAATGTTGAGTCTCCCTGTGAGCTGGGTTTATGCGAAGGCAGAGAAAGGGGAAATCCCCTCAGTAAAGGCAGGAAAGTATCGGCGATTTGACCTTGTTGAGGTTCTTGCCGTGCTCCGGGAGGCAAGTAAGTAGACAAAGGCGCAACAGCGATGACGAGCTACTTCCCCGCCCCACCCGCGCCTGATGCCTCAAACATTGGGTGGGCCTACTATTATCTCAATCTCGGATGGACCCCACTTCCAGTCAAGCCTGGAACCAAATTCCCCGCCGTCAAGTGGACCGAGTACCAGACGCGACAGCCAACCCCTAGAGAAATAGAACGCTGGAACTGGTCGGGCGGCATCGGCATCGTGACGAATGGGTTGATATGCGTGGATTGCGACGGCGGTGGAGAACAGCTCCTGAAGGGAAAGGATTTTCCTCCTTCGTGGACTGTCAGGACAGGGTCAGGTGGGCTTCACCGCTATTATAAGGCAAATGGTCAACGTGCTCGCAATGCGGCTGCGATTTTGAAAGAGGACGGCAAAGGGCAAGTGGACATCCGTGCCGATGGCGGCTTCATCATTGTACCACCATCGGCGCACATAGAAACGGGTAAGCCTTACACATGGATTCTCCCGCCGTGGCTGGACACTCTCCCATTGGCCCCCGCGCCCGCATGGATTCAGGACGCCGTCACTGACAGGGACCGGCCCCAAGAGGCAAAAGACCAGCCGCACCCCACTTGGGTGACGGAGCTGATGCAAGGCGTTCCCGAGGGGCAGCGGAACGATGCTGCGGCGAGGCTCGCGGGTTACTTTTGCGAGAAGAAGCACCCAGAGGACATCACCCTAGAAATTCTCCGGCCCTTTTCCGAGCGATGCAGACCGCCAATGCCATTCCACGAACTCCAAGGGGCCATCGCCTCGATCTACCGGACGCATCATCGGAGGGGCGGGGCCACGGGGATGGAGCAAAGAGTTGCAAGCGAGACGACCACCGAAGCCAGTGACTTCGAGCCTGCTGAAGTCCTCTGGAGCGAACCGGACGAACCGATTGAATGGGACGTCGAGGGAATCATCGTCAGGAACACGCAGGGCTGGATATCCGCCCGGCCGAGGGATGGGAAAAGTATGTTGACTACCCATATCGGCTCTAGGCTCGCGGCCGGCCGTCCTGTCCTTGACCGTTACCCCATCCTTGTCCCGCGCCGTGTTCTCCTTGTGCAGGAGGAGGATCCTAGACGCCGCCTGAAGCGCCGTCTCAAGCAGCTCGTCTCTCAGGAGGAGCGAGACGCCTGGCGGGGGCGGTTCCTGGTCCTGATCGAGGCGGGCCTGAAACTGGACGATTCGAAGTGGCAGGAATGGCTCATCGCACGAATCGAGAAGCACAAAGCCGAAGTTCTCATCCTGGACGTGTGGCGCTGGCTCCACAACGCCGACACGAACAGCGAAAAGGAACTCAAACCCATTCTCACGTTCCTCACGGACATCCGCCGACGCTACGGCTTGACCATCCTGATCGTGACCCACGACAGCAAACCAAAGCAAGGACCCGAGGGGAGCAAACACAGCACCCGGATCACCGGCTCCTGGGCGCAATGGGCCTGGGCGCATTTCGGGATTTTCCTCAAAAAGACCGGACGGACCGTGCAGGTTGAGGTCGAGGGGAAGGACGCCCAAGACGCCTCTTTCGCCTTCCGGTTCGCGGGGGGCGAAGATGGACAACCCCTCCGGCTGGTCTGGGAACCGACAAAACTGAGCGCAGGAGAGGAGCGGCGGAGACGGCTCGCTCAACACCTCCAAGAGCATCCCGGGGAGTGGGTGACCCTTGAGACACTGACGAGCGTGGCCGGGGTGTCGGAAGACACCACCAGGAAGGACCTTGACGCTCTCTGTAGTGAGTCAGGATTCGAGAGCGACAAAATGCCGTTCGGACGAACACGAAAAAGGGTTTATCGCTATGTGGACACTCCCGAATAAGTGCAATTCGGCAGTGTTCGGCAGTGTCGGGAGTGACCCCAAGTTTACTCACACCGACGACACCGACGACGCCCCTATAAGGGGGCGGAGTGTCGTCGGTAGTGAGTGTGGGGAGGCCATGAGCAAGCTACTTGGCGTAGTGGACAAGAACAGTCGGGAGCGGATCGAGGTACGGGCCTGGGTGAGCATGGCGAAAGGCAACACTCTATGAGTAACCCTCAACACCGACCCTCTATGACAGGCTCCAATGGACGTCCTCTGGAGTTTTGGGGGTTGCGGTCCATTGCACAGCGCATGGGGTGCAGCGTGGACCAGCTCCACCGCCTACAGGATCAGCTCCATTTCCCCTTAATTCTCATGCCAAACTGGAAGCGACGGCACCCGCGTAATATGGCGTTCAAGTGGATTTATTATACAAACGAGGCTTTCATCGATCGATGGTACTTCGGTCTCTCGGAAGCGCAAAGAAATGCGAGGAAGAAACTTGGTGGGAGATGGTGGGTGCACTTGGGTAAGGCAGGAAGGGCAGTTTAAGTAGTGAAGGGGAACAAAAACCTCGTCGCGCACACGAGGGTAAGGGTGGGTGAGCGGATCAATAGGCAGACGGGCAAGGGCAATAGCGGGGCAGATCGTGGTGCCCAACAACCTTACGCCACAGTGACATCAATGGTGACAGGGCTCCCAACACCGCCAAAGGAAAGGGCCGTTTCTCGGGCTTTGGATGGGGTATCACCGGCCCGCCGCCTTTTGAATGTGAAGCACGCCGCGGAATACCTGGGTGGGATCTCCCTGTGGACCATGCGAGGTCTGGGATGGTCAGGTCAGGTCCCGGAGGTCCGAGTCGGAAGGCGCGTGTTGTACGACAGGCAGGATCTGGACCGCTTCATTGAGACCAGCAAGCAGCAGCGATGATGGCGATAATGCTCAGGATCGCCCCCCTTTGGCCGCTGGCGGGCTGCAGCATTCCACTTTCGGTGATGGGGCACCAAGACCGGGGGGGGGAGGCCCTTTCGACCCTCTCTCCCCCGTGTGCGCTCGCCGAGGAGGTAGGAGAATTTTTTGAGCGATATGGGAGGTGCCCAGGAGGTTTTAAATTTTGCGACCTGACGCGCGAGGCCAGACGAAGACACCCGTTCTGACTTGGGATAGCTGGGTGCCACCACTGCGCCGCGTCTGCCCTTGTTGCGGGATGATGGTGGTGAGCCGCGACATAGACCCCCGCTGCCCGAGGTGTGGGCACCGGCAGGGCATATGAGTCCTTATCACGGCATTGATCGGTGTGACCGCTGCGGCAGGCCGCTAGAAAAGAGCGGGTGGCTCTCAGGCTTGTGCAAGGCATGTGAACAGGAAACTTCCAACCAAACACCACGAGCGCCGAGTTGCCCCGACGCTCATGGGGCGCTTCTTGTTCAAGCCATTGGGGCCCCTTTTTGGAATTTTATTTACTGTCCTCCTTTAATGGACTGCCGTGCGATGCGTTCCTGTTTACAGGCTGCTTCCTCACTGTTGAACGAGTAATGCCTCCTTTGTGGAGACAAAGAAAGGAGAACACGACATGGGATACAGATACGCTCAACTGACGAAACTAGTCGAAACCGGCGAGTATGAGGCCGTACTCCGGCAGATGGAGATTCGGCCGACACGCTTCGATAAAACCCAAGGCGGTTGGGAAAAATATGGGGATCAGCCCGTCTGCAGCGTGAACCTCTACTTCGAGATCTTAGATGGGTCTCCGGGTGCAACGAATCCTGATGACTGGCTGTGGTATGACGAATGCTGGCCGGACCCAGATTCAACCCTTGACCGCATCGTAAAGATGGTCGAGGGACTCGGGATACCACACATCAAAACACTGCCTCCGTGCATCACGACTCTGCCACTTGGCCATTGTTTCAGGGTGCGGGTGGTGAATGACGTTCAGGTGGGCGGTGGGGATGCACTCCAGTACTGCCTCGTGACCGAGGTCCTGGGCCTAGCCGAACCGGCCCTGGCGCGATGAAGGCCCCTATGGGTAATCGGCCAAGGGTCCCATCCAACCGGGGGGTGTCTAGGAGGTGTTCCAAGGCGAGGATTTTCACCACTACTGGTGTAGCCATTCAAGTTTGAGGCAACGTGCGCTTCCTGACCGTTAAACAAACCAGCGAGATTCTGGCCATTAGCGAACCTACTCTTTACAGGTGGGCGATGATGGGATATATCCCGTGTCACCGATTTGGACGAATGATCCGTTTTGAGGAAGAAGAAATAAGACGCTGGGCTGAGGAAAGGAGGCAAAGCCATGAAGCCGTGGTTGGAGTATCTCAAGGGGCGAAATCGGGGCGTGTACCGGGTCACGGGGAAGAAAGGAGTCACGTACGGGATCGACCTCACGGATTCCAGGGGTCGCCGGGTAAGGCGCGTCGTCGGCAAGGATCTCCAGGCGGCGCTGCGGGAGCTCCAGGCGGTCAAGGGCCGGAAGGCGGAGGGCCGATCGACTACACTGTATACGGCCTCTAGCCGCGTCACCTTGGGCCAATTCGTCCGGGACATCTACGAGCCCGAGATCCTTCAGGCGGTTGAGAACAAGAGTACTCATATCTCCATGGTCACTGGCCTCCGCGCTCTCCTCGCTTTCTTTGCCCACATCCCGTTGAACAAGATCACGGCCGCCGAGGTTGAGCGGTACGTGCTCCTTCGCCGACAGAATCAGATCTCCATCCCGGTCGTGCGCTACCTGTCACGAATCCTCAAAGACGGAAAGGAGTTTTTGCGGCCGACGACACACTCGCGTCAACCTCAAATCAGCTTCCACACCATCAAGCGGGAAATGTGGATTCTTAGGACTGTCCTGTCTCATGCGGTCAAACGGGGATATCTCGCCCGCGAAGCGGTCCCAGAGACCCCCAAGGTGGAGGGAGACCGCCGGGAGCCCTATGTAACCAAAGAGCAGCTTCAGAAGCTCTTGGCCGTAGCAGATCCGAGGCTCAGGGCCTTCGTCGGACTAGCCCTGGCCACCGGGAGGCGCCGCATGGAGCTACTGTCCCTGAAGCCCGCCATGGTGGACTGGCAGGCCCGGGTCATCAACTTCCCCCGGCTCAAGTCTCGCCGTAAGACCATTCAGGCGCCCATGAATCGTACAGCCCAGGCGGTCCTGTCGGATCTCCCTCGACCGCTGGCTGACGATGCGCCCTACTTCCCGATTGCGCCCCGTGATCTGCAGCGCCTCTGGGAGCGGGCGACTCGGACGGCTGGTATCACAGACCTGCACCTTCACGATCTCCGGCACGTGGTGGCCTCGCACCTGCTGAACAAAGGAGTCCCCGACCAAATGAGAGCAGAGGTCCTCGGCCATTCACCCGGCCGGCATTTCGCCATGACGGCGCGATATTCCCATGCGACGATCGAGTACCTGCGGCGGGTGTACGAGGAACTGGATGATCTCGCCCCGGAACTCTGGGGGAGGTCGAAACAAGCGCGGGAGGGCTAAGGTGTGAGGAGAGCGATAATCTTTGGTGGCGAACGGAAAGAAGTCCAGAGGAGCAGTGATGCGATTAGGCTTTGGGGGCAGAAACATGAATAGGTCGAGAATTATCACGGCGGTGTTCGTGTGTTTAGGATTACTTCTGGCCAGCGCGGTACGCGCAGAAACTCCGGTCCCTGTAAACAGAACGCTGATCGTGGGCACGAAAGAGGCACCGCCGTTTGCGATGAAAAATGCCGATGGTACATGGACAGGTATCAGTATCGAGCTGTGGCAAGCGATCGCCAAAGACCTGCAGCTCAGGTACGAGTTGCGTGAATTCGACCTGCAGGGCTTGCTCAGTGGCGTCAAGGATGGCTCACTCGACGCGGCGGTGGCGGCGTTGACTATTACAGCGAAACGCGAGAAAGTGATG
This genomic window contains:
- a CDS encoding DUF4352 domain-containing protein encodes the protein MRHEFLDGEAIGLAYDPVMWDGMIEGKDTTSRHVFGPNPKTGKYELAFYVRVKNLSDSRLRVAPTEFSLTTVGGETYSPGTATASTSQPFPMTELQPQGSTEGYIVFELPPDALAKDQPSLLQYDDGAGHRAVRYLSTPDMVRYEGLSPVVSEEVARPRPPPGGERQPKGRWETRWVPGHWYGNVWYPGRYATFWIEGR
- a CDS encoding bifunctional DNA primase/polymerase, with protein sequence MTSYFPAPPAPDASNIGWAYYYLNLGWTPLPVKPGTKFPAVKWTEYQTRQPTPREIERWNWSGGIGIVTNGLICVDCDGGGEQLLKGKDFPPSWTVRTGSGGLHRYYKANGQRARNAAAILKEDGKGQVDIRADGGFIIVPPSAHIETGKPYTWILPPWLDTLPLAPAPAWIQDAVTDRDRPQEAKDQPHPTWVTELMQGVPEGQRNDAAARLAGYFCEKKHPEDITLEILRPFSERCRPPMPFHELQGAIASIYRTHHRRGGATGMEQRVASETTTEASDFEPAEVLWSEPDEPIEWDVEGIIVRNTQGWISARPRDGKSMLTTHIGSRLAAGRPVLDRYPILVPRRVLLVQEEDPRRRLKRRLKQLVSQEERDAWRGRFLVLIEAGLKLDDSKWQEWLIARIEKHKAEVLILDVWRWLHNADTNSEKELKPILTFLTDIRRRYGLTILIVTHDSKPKQGPEGSKHSTRITGSWAQWAWAHFGIFLKKTGRTVQVEVEGKDAQDASFAFRFAGGEDGQPLRLVWEPTKLSAGEERRRRLAQHLQEHPGEWVTLETLTSVAGVSEDTTRKDLDALCSESGFESDKMPFGRTRKRVYRYVDTPE
- a CDS encoding site-specific integrase; its protein translation is MKPWLEYLKGRNRGVYRVTGKKGVTYGIDLTDSRGRRVRRVVGKDLQAALRELQAVKGRKAEGRSTTLYTASSRVTLGQFVRDIYEPEILQAVENKSTHISMVTGLRALLAFFAHIPLNKITAAEVERYVLLRRQNQISIPVVRYLSRILKDGKEFLRPTTHSRQPQISFHTIKREMWILRTVLSHAVKRGYLAREAVPETPKVEGDRREPYVTKEQLQKLLAVADPRLRAFVGLALATGRRRMELLSLKPAMVDWQARVINFPRLKSRRKTIQAPMNRTAQAVLSDLPRPLADDAPYFPIAPRDLQRLWERATRTAGITDLHLHDLRHVVASHLLNKGVPDQMRAEVLGHSPGRHFAMTARYSHATIEYLRRVYEELDDLAPELWGRSKQAREG
- a CDS encoding helix-turn-helix domain-containing protein: MEDRKLLVDAKALAEMLSLPVSWVYAKAEKGEIPSVKAGKYRRFDLVEVLAVLREASK
- a CDS encoding helix-turn-helix domain-containing protein, which translates into the protein MGERINRQTGKGNSGADRGAQQPYATVTSMVTGLPTPPKERAVSRALDGVSPARRLLNVKHAAEYLGGISLWTMRGLGWSGQVPEVRVGRRVLYDRQDLDRFIETSKQQR
- a CDS encoding CGNR zinc finger domain-containing protein, which codes for MTAASDHPSDFSQQEYITEQIKRILEEAKLQPYTYVLNQLRELVTEWNPRLSPSSVQDALKAKRPRQRRTRRVVGLSLETSFLVELLNIFHADPIARFARALPTEALKLWLRLDPPDRRQHIMQFNDALSLEALRFPTSLVAFSFFAGGVVHLAKNDWAGVDNFCVAWTPGQGGLDSFDEQEQKLVFMTTIALANSKAWLPRLRRCQLPHCQVWFADRSPTWQNNPARFCSDSHRASSAKRSR